A stretch of the Denticeps clupeoides chromosome 6, fDenClu1.1, whole genome shotgun sequence genome encodes the following:
- the LOC114792933 gene encoding organic solute transporter subunit alpha-like encodes MEELNGTIDPSCLQEPPLAADVINQLDVFGIILYSVLTVMSVVSLVLYLEECVYVYRKVPSPKKTTIIWVNGAAPVIASMSCLGMWIPRATMFTDMTSNSYFAIVVYKFLILILQELGGDEAVLKNSGNKTLNISTGPCCCCCPCLPRVRVTRRIIFLLKLGSLQYALLKPILSIFSIILWANGNFDLSDLEITGAAIWINPFIGVLTIISLWPVAIMFMNMCTSLRSQRIIPKYAMYQLVLVLSQLQSAIISILSLDGTIACSPPFSSIARGSMLSQQLMIVEMFIVTLVTRLLYRRTYEPIDLNPCDADNGQITKMIPISVSTEENTA; translated from the exons ATGGAGGAGCTGAATGGCACGATCGATCCCAGCTGTTTACAGGAACCACCGCTGGCCGCTGATGTTATTAACC agtTGGACGTTTTCGGCATCATCCTGTACTCCGTCCTGACCGTCATGTCTGTGGTGTCTCTGGTTCTGTATCTGGaggagtgtgtgtacgtgtacagGAAGGTTCCCTCGCCAAAAAAGACCACCATCATATGGGTGAACGGGGCGGCACCA GTAATTGCATCTATGTCTTGTCTTGGAATGTGGATCCCAAGGGCCACTATGTTCACAGACATGACTTCTAATTC GTACTTCGCGATAGTTGTGTACAAGTTCCTCATCCTGATCCTGCAGGAGCTTGGCGGTGATGAAGCCGTCCTGAAGAATTCTGGGAATAAAACCCTGAACATTAGCACTGGaccttgctgctgctgctgtccttgCCTGCCCCGCGTCCGTGTCACTCG ACGGATAATTTTCCTTCTCAAACTGGGATCCCTGCAGTATGCTCTGCTAAAGCCCATCCTCTCTATATTCTCCATCATACTGTGGGCCAATGGGAACTTTGACCTTTCTGAT CTTGAGATCACAGGTGCTGCGATCTGGATTAACCCTTTCATTGGGGTGCTCACCATCATCTCCCTCTGGCCCGTGGCCATCATGTTCATGAACATGTGCACCTCCCTGCGCAGCCAAAGAATCATCCCCAAGTACGCCATGTACCAG CTGGTGCTGGTCCTGAGTCAGCTGCAGTCCGCCATCATCAGTATTTTGTCTCTGGACGGGACCATCGCCTGctctcctcctttctcctccattGCTCGAGGCTCCA TGCTGAGTCAGCAGCTAATGATTGTGGAGATGTTCATTGTTACCTTGGTGACCAGGCTGCTCTACCGTCGTACCTATGAACCTATAGACCTCAACCCGTGTGACGCTGACAACGGCCAGATCACCAAAATGATCCCGATCTCCGTCAGCACAGAGGAGAACACAGCCTGA